Within Roseisolibacter agri, the genomic segment CTGATGTCGTCGAAGGCGAACCCCGCGCGCGTGGTGGACGCCCTGATCGCGGAGGCGAACGGCCGCGGTGGCCTCGACAACATCACGGCCATCCTGGTGCAGGTGCACGGCGTGACGCCGCCGCCCGCGCCCACCGGGAACGGCGCCCCCCTCGGCGGCTGACGACGGTACGGTCCGCGTGACCACGCCGTCCGACGGCACGCCCGCCCCCGGCGACACCGTCGCCGACGTCGCCGGCCTGTACCTCGGCAACATCCTCTACGCGCTGGAGCTGGCCGCGCTCTCGCTGGAGGAGCAGGGCAAGCGCGAGGACGCGGCGTTCTACCGCGGGATCGCGCGCCGGCTGGCCGAGGCGCGCGGACGCGAGACGGGCGGCCCGCCGCGCTGAGCGCGGCACGCCCTCAGCCGCGCAGCAGCGGCTCCCCGCCGGCGAGGCGCGCCCGCAGCTCCCCGGCCGGCAGGTGCAGGACCGCCAGCAGCCGCTCGCGCGGCAGCGCGACGCCGCGCACGGCGAACACGCGCAGCCAGCGCGCCGACCGGTACAGCTGCTCGGCCAGCGTCGGGAGGTTGATCGCGCCCTCCCACCCCGCGGCCGTCACGCGCGCGACGGCGCCGCCGCGGCGCAGCACCGGCAGGTCGAGGCCGAGCATCTGCGTCTTCGCCGGGTAGTCCAGCAGCAGCTCGCCCGGCGCCAGCCCCACCTCGCGCGCCAGCTGGTCCTCGACCGCGACCGTGAGCGCGCGGTCCGACACCATCCAGGCGCCGAAGTCCTCGTCGAACTCCGCCGCGGGACACTCGAGCGCGCGCTTGTGCAGCCGCCGCTCGCGGAGCGACGCCGCGAGACGCACGACCTGTTCGACGGCATCCGGGCTCGCGTCGGGCGACGCCACCGGCTCGTCGAGGGCGTGCAGGATCCCCTCGTCCGTGTACGCCGGCAGCCGCGCGACGTCCAGCGCGCCCACGCGCACCGCGACGTCCACCAGGCGCTTGTACATCGCCGTCGCCGCGCGTACTGCGTGGTGCCAGTAGACGTTGCGGTACATCTGGTACTTCGCGAACAGCAGCGACTCCAGCGCGGACAGCCCCTTCTCGCGCAGCCCCACCGCGAGCCGGCCGGTCGCCGGGTCCTCGACGACGACGAGCGCGTTCAGCAGCCGGTCGACGTCGATCTCGCCGTACGGCACGCCGCACATCAGCGCGTCGCGCTTGAGGTACTCGATCTTGTCGAGGTCGAGCGACCCCGAGATGAGGCCCTGCAGCGGGCTCTCGCCGCGCCCGCACACGAGCGCGTACACGCGCGCGGGCGCGTCGTCGCCGATGGTCTCGCGTAGGATGTCGGCGACGACGCCGTCGGTGATCAGCGGGCGCGCGACGCTCTCGTGGTGCGGGACGCCGATCTCCTCCAGCGCGTGCGAGAACGGGTAGTGCCCGACGTCGTGCAGCAGCGCCGCCGCGCGCGCGATCGCGGGCTCGTCGTCCGCCACGCGCGTCAGCGCGTCGCGCTCCGCGAG encodes:
- a CDS encoding HD domain-containing protein → METIRDPLWNNVRVDAAALRLVDTRVFQRLRFVRQLGLAYLVYPGATHSRFEHALGAYHLARTTLGLLAERDALTRVADDEPAIARAAALLHDVGHYPFSHALEEIGVPHHESVARPLITDGVVADILRETIGDDAPARVYALVCGRGESPLQGLISGSLDLDKIEYLKRDALMCGVPYGEIDVDRLLNALVVVEDPATGRLAVGLREKGLSALESLLFAKYQMYRNVYWHHAVRAATAMYKRLVDVAVRVGALDVARLPAYTDEGILHALDEPVASPDASPDAVEQVVRLAASLRERRLHKRALECPAAEFDEDFGAWMVSDRALTVAVEDQLAREVGLAPGELLLDYPAKTQMLGLDLPVLRRGGAVARVTAAGWEGAINLPTLAEQLYRSARWLRVFAVRGVALPRERLLAVLHLPAGELRARLAGGEPLLRG